In Dysidea avara chromosome 3, odDysAvar1.4, whole genome shotgun sequence, a single window of DNA contains:
- the LOC136251136 gene encoding gamma-aminobutyric acid type B receptor subunit 2-like isoform X1: MFDAVWAVALALNNTNADLLNFTYDGDSSATISLIIYQNLVNINFFGLSGNVSFRDNGDRPGKVRVLQYRPSNGNLTKVQFGTVKNGSLVFDDNESVTTVFTVLQEMKDIYLFAIVGVLVLIDIVILIPPTAVSSAILRREQQEVEGEDADDLPGIIGVCRSDNSLPWIAVLLAYKGLVLLAGLFLAFETRKVKIRSLNESRFVAMSVYGAVTASIALTPIGFLLNDFPNIQYGIMGIMLLFVTTLILGLVFVSKMYKVYRDPEGADYLEQRHSNVSSTTKTAVRFSEEDYKKRIEDLNFEIKGLTKELEMFKSDQHTTTLQEHKMKTMSEEVNGNALPLETHL; encoded by the exons ATGTTTGATGCAGTATGGGCAGTAGCACTAGCTCTGAATAATACTAATGCAGATTTACTCAACTTTACGTATGATGGTGACAGCTCAGCTACTATTTCTCTAATCATATATCAGAATTTAGTAAACATAAATTTTTTTGGATTAAGT GGTAATGTCTCATTTCGTGACAATGGTGACAGACCTGGAAAAGTTCGTGTGCTACAATATAGACCGA GTAATGGTAACTTGACTAAAGTACAATTTGGGACAGTTAAAAATGGAAGTTTAGTATTTGATGATAATGAAAGTGTCACTACAGTTTTTACAG TTTTGCAGGAAATGAAAGACATTTACTTGTTTGCAATTGTTGGAGTGCTAGTTCTAATAGATATTGTAATACTGATCCCACCAACAGCAGTGTCTAGTGCCATCTTGAGAAGGGAACAACAAGAAGTTGAAGGAGAAGAT GCTGATGATCTGCCTGGAATAATTGGAGTTTGCAGATCAGACAACTCACTCCCTTGGATTGCAGTCTTATTAGCATACAAAGGATTAGTGCTGCTAGCTGGACTGTTTCTGGCCTTTGAGACACGTAAAGTAAAAATCAGATCTTTAAATGAGTCTCGATTTGTGGCAATGTCAGTTTATGGAGCGGTAACAGCTTCAATAGCTCTCACACCAATTGGATTTTTGCTAAATGATTTTCCAAATATACAATATGGGATAATGGGAATTATGTTGCTGTTTGTTACAACTTTAATATTGGGTTTGGTATTTGTTTCAAAG ATGTACAAGGTGTATCGTGATCCAGAAGGAGCAGACTATCTAGAACAACGTCATAGCAATGTTAGCAGTACTACCAAAACTGCTGTTAGGTTTTCTGAAGAAGATTATAAGAAAAGAATAGAAGATCTCAATTTTGAAATTAAAGGACTCACTAAAGAATTGGAAATG TTCAAGTCTGACCAGCACACAACTACCCTGCAAGAACATAAGATGAAAACAATGTCAGAAGAGGTCAATGGAAATGCGTTACCACTAGAAACACACCTCTAA
- the LOC136251136 gene encoding gamma-aminobutyric acid type B receptor subunit 2-like isoform X3, producing the protein MFDAVWAVALALNNTNADLLNFTYDGDSSATISLIIYQNLVNINFFGLSGNVSFRDNGDRPGKVRVLQYRPSNGNLTKVQFGTVKNGSLVFDDNESVTTVFTVLQEMKDIYLFAIVGVLVLIDIVILIPPTAVSSAILRREQQEVEGEDADDLPGIIGVCRSDNSLPWIAVLLAYKGLVLLAGLFLAFETRKVKIRSLNESRFVAMSVYGAVTASIALTPIGFLLNDFPNIQYGIMGIMLLFVTTLILGLVFVSKMYKVYRDPEGADYLEQRHSNVSSTTKTAVRFSEEDYKKRIEDLNFEIKGLTKELEMLASH; encoded by the exons ATGTTTGATGCAGTATGGGCAGTAGCACTAGCTCTGAATAATACTAATGCAGATTTACTCAACTTTACGTATGATGGTGACAGCTCAGCTACTATTTCTCTAATCATATATCAGAATTTAGTAAACATAAATTTTTTTGGATTAAGT GGTAATGTCTCATTTCGTGACAATGGTGACAGACCTGGAAAAGTTCGTGTGCTACAATATAGACCGA GTAATGGTAACTTGACTAAAGTACAATTTGGGACAGTTAAAAATGGAAGTTTAGTATTTGATGATAATGAAAGTGTCACTACAGTTTTTACAG TTTTGCAGGAAATGAAAGACATTTACTTGTTTGCAATTGTTGGAGTGCTAGTTCTAATAGATATTGTAATACTGATCCCACCAACAGCAGTGTCTAGTGCCATCTTGAGAAGGGAACAACAAGAAGTTGAAGGAGAAGAT GCTGATGATCTGCCTGGAATAATTGGAGTTTGCAGATCAGACAACTCACTCCCTTGGATTGCAGTCTTATTAGCATACAAAGGATTAGTGCTGCTAGCTGGACTGTTTCTGGCCTTTGAGACACGTAAAGTAAAAATCAGATCTTTAAATGAGTCTCGATTTGTGGCAATGTCAGTTTATGGAGCGGTAACAGCTTCAATAGCTCTCACACCAATTGGATTTTTGCTAAATGATTTTCCAAATATACAATATGGGATAATGGGAATTATGTTGCTGTTTGTTACAACTTTAATATTGGGTTTGGTATTTGTTTCAAAG ATGTACAAGGTGTATCGTGATCCAGAAGGAGCAGACTATCTAGAACAACGTCATAGCAATGTTAGCAGTACTACCAAAACTGCTGTTAGGTTTTCTGAAGAAGATTATAAGAAAAGAATAGAAGATCTCAATTTTGAAATTAAAGGACTCACTAAAGAATTGGAAATG CTGGCCTCACATTGA